From Gloeocapsa sp. DLM2.Bin57:
AACAATCTACAAAGACTCATAGTAGCGATTTAGTAAGATTATATCTTCAAGATATTGGTAAAGTACCTTTACTGAGCAAAGCAGATGAAGTCTGCTTAGCCCAAAAAATACAACGTTATCTAAACTTGTTAGAAATCAGACATCAAGCTTTAGAAGACGCTTTAATTCAAGAATACACTAGATTAATCTCTATCCATGATTATTTAACAGCTAAATTTGGTCATCGTCCTTCTTTAAAGACTTGGAGTACATTTGTTAACCTAGAAAGCAGTGAACTTAGACAAATTCTCAGTCAAGGAAAATCCCGTTGGGCGCAAATCGCTAATATTTCCACTTCTGAACTAGAAGCAATACAAAAAACAGGACTAGAAGCTAAAGAAAAGATGATCGCAGCTAATTTGCGTTTAGTGGTTTCTGTAGCTAAAAAATATCAAAATCGGGGTTTAGAATTACTCGATTTAATTCAAGAAGGAAGTCTAGGTTTAGAAAAAGCCGTAGATAAATTTGACCCCACCAAAGGTTATCGTTTTAGCACTTATGCTTATTGGTGGATACGTCAAGGAATTACTAGAGCGATCGCTACTCAAAGTCACACTATTCGTATTCCCGTACATATCACCGAAAAACTTAATAAAATCAAAAAAGCACAACGCAAAATCTCACAACAACAAGGTTATACCCCAACTATTGAAGATATTGCCGGAGAATTAGGAATCTCTGCTCAACAAGTCAGAGAGATTCTCGCTCGTGTACCTCGATCTGTATCCCTAGAGATTAAAGTCGGTAAAGACAAAGATACTGAACTCGGAGACTTAATCGAAACCAGTCAATCTTCACCCGAGGAAGTCTTAG
This genomic window contains:
- the sigC gene encoding RNA polymerase sigma factor SigC gives rise to the protein MVTTLTSPPSQFKENYFIPTEDLIDLDVNTNQDKQSTKTHSSDLVRLYLQDIGKVPLLSKADEVCLAQKIQRYLNLLEIRHQALEDALIQEYTRLISIHDYLTAKFGHRPSLKTWSTFVNLESSELRQILSQGKSRWAQIANISTSELEAIQKTGLEAKEKMIAANLRLVVSVAKKYQNRGLELLDLIQEGSLGLEKAVDKFDPTKGYRFSTYAYWWIRQGITRAIATQSHTIRIPVHITEKLNKIKKAQRKISQQQGYTPTIEDIAGELGISAQQVREILARVPRSVSLEIKVGKDKDTELGDLIETSQSSPEEVLVQESLQEDLEKLLANLTNKEREVISLRYGLKEGKCYSLADIGRTLALSRERVRQIEAKAMQKLRQPKRRHSIRHYLD